In Syntrophales bacterium, a single window of DNA contains:
- a CDS encoding site-specific integrase, with translation MSTKESITLFKYYIQSNHKRRTIESYNFLFDRFGAIYAQRPLDDISPDEIFHFLETLTQNLSKSTRRLRYAQMKAFYNFIIDRCSLNMRNPCNMPLLSKSFRAPKQLPHKILDRETVDEMIYNTKRQRDRLILELQARCGLRVGELLKIKVSDVSDRTIILREPKSGKESEMAYMPENVSRRLGEYIKEKTLQGDERIFPICYSTARSLVKGLGAKLNVHVSPHDLQRYSATYASRNGVPLEVVSKVILRHQDLKTTQVYLGKISDSEAIRWMDILHGK, from the coding sequence ATGTCTACAAAAGAGTCGATAACCCTGTTCAAATATTATATTCAATCAAACCACAAACGACGAACCATCGAGAGTTACAATTTCCTGTTTGACAGGTTCGGAGCAATTTATGCGCAGAGACCCTTGGATGACATCAGCCCCGATGAGATCTTCCATTTCCTGGAAACCCTCACGCAGAATCTGTCAAAATCCACAAGAAGACTCCGGTATGCTCAGATGAAAGCCTTTTACAACTTCATTATTGACCGTTGCTCTCTGAACATGAGGAATCCCTGCAACATGCCGTTGCTCAGCAAATCCTTCAGGGCGCCGAAACAGCTTCCTCACAAGATACTCGACCGGGAAACGGTGGATGAAATGATCTACAACACAAAAAGACAGCGGGACCGTTTAATATTGGAGCTTCAGGCACGGTGCGGATTGCGGGTTGGTGAATTGCTGAAGATTAAGGTATCTGATGTTTCTGACAGAACCATCATCCTACGGGAGCCCAAATCAGGCAAGGAGTCTGAAATGGCCTACATGCCGGAGAACGTATCGAGAAGGCTGGGAGAATACATCAAAGAGAAAACTCTTCAAGGAGATGAGCGGATATTTCCCATTTGCTATTCAACGGCAAGGTCTCTTGTCAAAGGACTCGGAGCCAAATTGAATGTCCATGTGTCCCCTCATGATCTCCAGAGATATTCAGCCACATATGCCAGCAGAAATGGTGTTCCTCTGGAAGTAGTATCGAAAGTAATCTTGCGGCATCAGGATTTGAAAACAACCCAGGTCTATCTCGGCAAGATCAGCGATTCAGAGGCGATCCGGTGGATGGACATTCTTCACGGAAAATAA
- a CDS encoding type II toxin-antitoxin system RelE/ParE family toxin, producing MAWEVEYTDEFEAWWIDLDEGEQIDIDAVVGILEEKGPHLPYPYSSDVKGTKYGSIRELRIQHKGKPYRILYAFDPRRTAILLIGGKKGGGQRWYEKYVPLAERIYEKHLKTLKNKQGGA from the coding sequence ATGGCATGGGAAGTGGAATATACCGATGAATTTGAGGCATGGTGGATTGATTTGGACGAGGGAGAACAGATCGACATTGATGCGGTTGTCGGTATATTGGAAGAAAAGGGGCCTCATCTGCCATACCCCTATAGTTCGGATGTCAAGGGAACCAAGTATGGCTCAATAAGAGAGTTACGGATTCAGCACAAAGGAAAGCCTTATAGAATCCTTTATGCCTTTGATCCCCGTAGAACGGCCATACTTTTGATTGGTGGTAAAAAGGGGGGCGGTCAGCGTTGGTACGAAAAATATGTACCTTTGGCTGAAAGAATTTATGAGAAACATTTGAAGACTTTAAAGAATAAACAAGGGGGCGCATGA
- a CDS encoding XRE family transcriptional regulator, which produces MMSKPYSILRGKMKPAARKKAAEKTTALLAEMPLQELRHARNLSQEQLARTLSVKQPSVSKLEQRTDMYISTLRNFIKAMGGDLEIIARFPDGSVQIKQFEDIATKIKKINSPV; this is translated from the coding sequence ATGATGAGCAAACCTTACTCTATACTGAGAGGAAAAATGAAGCCCGCGGCACGGAAAAAAGCAGCGGAAAAGACAACGGCGTTACTTGCTGAAATGCCTTTACAGGAATTGCGACATGCAAGGAATTTAAGCCAGGAACAATTGGCACGAACACTATCTGTCAAACAGCCTTCGGTATCGAAGCTTGAACAGCGGACGGACATGTATATCAGCACATTAAGAAATTTTATTAAGGCCATGGGAGGAGACCTGGAAATCATTGCCAGATTTCCTGATGGGTCCGTTCAGATCAAACAGTTTGAAGACATTGCTACGAAGATAAAAAAGATTAATTCCCCAGTGTAA
- the ftcD gene encoding glutamate formimidoyltransferase, translated as MKIIECVPNFSEGKDKDKVRSIVEAASEVDSAKVLDFSMDVDHNRSVLTIAGTPDGVVRGTAAACDRALELIDMTKHSGVHPCIGAVDVVPFTPIKNISMKETVEIAHRFGRAFGKKNNVPIYFYGEAALDLKRRELSDIRRGGYRGLRKKINDPLWVPDAGPAVFNSRGGATVVGVRDPLIAFNINLGTENLDIAQNIARSIRYSSGGLKGVKAIGVPLHSRKIVQVSMNLTNYRETSIRKVFDTVKEEAFGYGVTILESELIGLIPGAAFEDVTADYLKLSGFSSKRIIETYLP; from the coding sequence ATGAAAATTATTGAATGTGTTCCAAATTTCAGTGAAGGAAAAGATAAAGACAAAGTAAGAAGTATAGTGGAAGCGGCGTCTGAAGTAGACAGCGCTAAGGTGCTTGACTTCAGCATGGACGTCGACCACAACAGGAGCGTTCTGACCATTGCCGGCACCCCGGACGGTGTCGTAAGGGGGACAGCTGCCGCCTGCGACAGGGCACTCGAGTTAATCGACATGACAAAGCATTCCGGTGTTCATCCATGCATCGGTGCCGTGGATGTGGTCCCCTTCACCCCCATAAAAAACATCAGCATGAAAGAAACAGTGGAAATAGCCCATAGATTTGGTCGTGCCTTCGGGAAGAAAAACAATGTCCCGATCTACTTCTACGGCGAAGCAGCGCTGGATTTAAAAAGGAGGGAATTATCCGATATAAGGAGAGGGGGGTACAGGGGATTACGTAAAAAGATAAACGACCCATTATGGGTTCCAGATGCGGGACCGGCTGTCTTCAACTCCCGTGGAGGTGCAACGGTTGTCGGGGTACGAGACCCGCTGATTGCTTTTAATATTAATCTTGGTACCGAAAATCTTGATATTGCACAAAATATTGCGAGATCGATACGATACTCAAGCGGCGGCCTCAAAGGTGTCAAGGCGATAGGTGTTCCGCTACACAGCAGAAAAATTGTTCAGGTGTCAATGAATCTCACAAATTACAGGGAAACTTCGATCCGCAAGGTCTTCGATACTGTAAAAGAGGAGGCCTTCGGTTATGGTGTCACTATACTTGAATCCGAATTGATAGGACTGATCCCCGGAGCGGCATTTGAAGACGTGACGGCCGATTATCTCAAATTATCCGGGTTTTCTTCCAAAAGAATAATAGAAACATACCTTCCGTGA
- a CDS encoding metallophosphoesterase family protein, whose translation MGRIFAIGDIHGCISNLESIMDTIDIDAQNDALIFIGDYIDRGPDSKGVVDFVLELRRNINQVICLLGNHEQMFLDYLHDKNVYKEIFLINGGDHTISSYGVVETADGVKVNVPENHMHFFTSLLPYYETENYIFVHAGLRPAIPLEKQDIEDLIWIRHEFINSSYDFGKTVVFGHTPLPQPLIDSNKIGIDTGAVYGGKLTCIQLPEVRIYQA comes from the coding sequence ATGGGAAGAATATTTGCCATCGGTGATATCCATGGGTGTATTTCAAACCTGGAGAGCATTATGGACACAATAGACATTGATGCTCAAAATGATGCCCTTATTTTTATCGGTGATTATATAGACAGGGGGCCGGATTCTAAAGGCGTGGTCGATTTTGTCCTCGAGCTCAGGAGAAACATAAACCAGGTAATATGCCTGCTGGGAAATCATGAACAGATGTTTCTCGACTATCTTCATGACAAAAACGTTTATAAAGAAATATTCCTTATAAACGGAGGAGATCATACCATTTCATCCTATGGAGTTGTCGAAACGGCCGATGGCGTTAAGGTAAACGTTCCGGAAAATCATATGCACTTTTTCACATCACTGCTTCCTTATTACGAAACTGAAAATTACATCTTCGTACACGCCGGGTTGAGACCCGCTATTCCCCTGGAAAAACAGGATATAGAAGATTTAATATGGATACGGCACGAGTTTATAAACTCTTCCTATGATTTTGGAAAAACTGTGGTCTTCGGACACACCCCACTCCCACAACCCCTCATAGATTCGAATAAAATAGGAATTGATACAGGGGCTGTCTATGGCGGTAAACTCACATGTATCCAACTGCCGGAAGTCAGGATATATCAGGCCTGA